In Streptomyces hawaiiensis, one genomic interval encodes:
- a CDS encoding carbohydrate ABC transporter permease, giving the protein MSTLSAPRKQRTPIRPARVLLHTFLVVTALAWLAPLLWALLAAMRPYAETSDKGYVSWPDKLTFDNFTNAFQQSDMLHYFGNTLLIAVPAVLLTLLLSSMVAFYVSRFDFRVNLFLLLVFTAGNLLPQQVIITPLYRLYLLIDLPGITMSGKLYDSALGLVLIHVAFQSGFCAFVLSNYMRSLPHELTEAALVDGASVWRLYWQIVLPLCKPAMAALATLLSIWIYNDFFWAIVLISTGENMPITSALNNLSGQYFTDPNLVAAGALLTAIPTLIVYFALQRQFVSGLTLGANKG; this is encoded by the coding sequence ATGAGCACCCTGAGCGCCCCGCGCAAGCAGCGCACCCCGATCCGCCCCGCCCGGGTCCTGCTGCACACCTTCCTCGTCGTCACGGCGCTGGCCTGGCTCGCGCCCCTGCTGTGGGCCCTGCTCGCGGCGATGCGGCCGTATGCGGAGACCAGCGACAAGGGCTACGTCTCTTGGCCGGACAAGCTCACCTTCGACAACTTCACCAACGCCTTCCAGCAGTCCGACATGCTGCACTACTTCGGCAACACGCTGCTCATCGCGGTCCCGGCCGTGCTGCTGACACTGCTGCTGTCGTCGATGGTCGCCTTCTACGTCAGCCGCTTCGACTTCCGCGTCAACCTGTTCCTGCTGCTGGTGTTCACGGCGGGCAACCTGCTCCCGCAGCAGGTCATCATCACCCCGCTGTACCGCCTGTACCTGCTGATCGACCTGCCCGGCATCACCATGAGCGGCAAGCTCTACGACTCCGCGCTCGGCCTGGTCCTCATCCACGTCGCGTTCCAGTCCGGATTCTGCGCCTTCGTGCTGAGCAACTACATGCGCTCCCTGCCGCACGAGCTGACCGAGGCCGCCCTGGTCGACGGCGCTTCGGTCTGGCGGCTGTACTGGCAGATCGTGCTGCCGCTGTGCAAGCCCGCGATGGCCGCCCTCGCCACCCTGCTGTCCATCTGGATCTACAACGACTTCTTCTGGGCCATCGTCCTCATCTCCACCGGCGAGAACATGCCGATCACCTCGGCGCTGAACAACCTCTCCGGCCAGTACTTCACCGACCCCAACCTGGTCGCCGCCGGCGCCCTGCTCACCGCGATCCCGACCCTGATCGTGTACTTCGCGCTCCAGCGGCAGTTCGTCAGCGGCCTCACGCTGGGCGCCAACAAGGGCTGA
- a CDS encoding carbohydrate ABC transporter permease, which produces MTATPAKAPEPAAPPAPGPGPTSRPAKTPHGHRRLLTRRDRITLGLMAGVPTILHVTLVWLTALASIALAFTTWDGIGFGSIKWVGLQNFRELFTSNPQFWPAVEHNVIWFVVLILLPTPFGLFLAVQLDKKIRFSRVYQTAFFLPVVMSLAVIGFVWQLIYNPDTGLINSLIGANKPGHYIDWIGDPDLNLWAVLVAASWRHAGYMMILYLAGLKGVDPALREASALDGASEWQTFKNVIFPTLRPTNTVVLVVTIIEALRAFDLVFVFNKGAQGTELLSILVTNNIIGESSRIGYGSAIAVVLLVISLAVIIPYLIATFRKERRA; this is translated from the coding sequence ATGACTGCCACCCCCGCCAAGGCTCCGGAGCCGGCCGCCCCGCCGGCTCCGGGGCCCGGCCCCACGTCCCGACCCGCCAAGACCCCCCACGGACACCGGCGTCTGCTCACCCGCCGCGACCGCATCACGCTCGGCCTGATGGCGGGCGTGCCGACCATCCTGCACGTCACCCTGGTGTGGCTGACGGCCCTCGCCTCGATCGCCCTGGCCTTCACCACCTGGGACGGCATCGGCTTCGGCTCCATCAAGTGGGTCGGGCTGCAGAACTTCAGGGAACTGTTCACCAGCAACCCGCAGTTCTGGCCCGCCGTCGAGCACAACGTGATCTGGTTCGTGGTGCTCATCCTGCTGCCCACGCCCTTCGGCCTGTTCCTCGCCGTGCAGCTGGACAAGAAGATCCGCTTCAGCCGCGTCTACCAGACCGCGTTCTTCCTGCCGGTCGTGATGTCGCTGGCGGTCATCGGGTTCGTCTGGCAGCTGATCTACAACCCGGACACGGGCCTGATCAACAGCCTCATCGGCGCCAACAAGCCCGGCCACTACATCGACTGGATCGGCGACCCGGACCTGAACCTGTGGGCCGTGCTGGTCGCGGCCTCCTGGCGGCACGCCGGCTACATGATGATCCTCTACCTGGCCGGCCTCAAGGGCGTCGACCCTGCCCTGCGCGAGGCCTCCGCCCTGGACGGCGCCAGTGAGTGGCAGACGTTCAAGAACGTCATCTTCCCGACCCTGCGGCCCACCAACACCGTCGTCCTGGTCGTCACGATCATCGAGGCACTGCGCGCCTTCGACCTGGTCTTCGTCTTCAACAAGGGCGCCCAGGGCACCGAACTGCTGTCGATCCTGGTCACCAACAACATCATCGGCGAGTCCAGCCGCATCGGATACGGCTCCGCGATCGCCGTCGTCCTGCTGGTGATCTCGCTCGCGGTGATCATCCCGTACCTGATCGCCACCTTCCGGAAGGAGCGGCGCGCATGA
- a CDS encoding ABC transporter substrate-binding protein, which yields MHDLSPSGVSLPAPSRRTVLRGVGGAALLGAGIPLLSACGGSGSSADPKTVSLGSNSSDAVPKKAFAEIYAAFTKKSGLKVDVNTKDHNTFQEQINSYLQGTPDDVFTWFAGYRMQFFASKKLATPIDDVWQKIGGNFPEAMQKLSKGADGKYYFVPLYTYPWAVFYRKSVFAQRGYKVPTTWDDFTALCKRMQKDGLVPIAFGDKDAWPAMGTFDQINFRTNGYDFHVELMAGKASWTDPKVRKVFDHWTELLPYHQEGAVGRTWQDAAQTLVAKKAGMYLLGTFVGQQFTDKADLDDLDFFAFPEIDPQFGQDTVEAPTDGFMLSKAPKNHDGAVKLLEYLGTPEAEQIYLKADSSVVAASTKADTSSYTALQKKSYEMISGAKSLTQFMDRDSRPDFTSTVMQPALQNFIRNPKNIDSILSSIERQKKTIFASS from the coding sequence ATGCACGACCTCTCTCCCTCCGGTGTCTCCCTCCCCGCTCCCAGCCGCCGCACCGTGCTGCGCGGCGTGGGCGGCGCGGCTCTGCTCGGTGCCGGCATACCCCTGCTGAGCGCCTGCGGCGGCAGCGGTTCGTCCGCCGACCCGAAGACGGTCAGTCTCGGCTCCAACTCGTCCGACGCCGTGCCGAAGAAGGCGTTCGCGGAGATCTACGCCGCCTTCACCAAGAAGTCCGGCCTCAAGGTCGACGTGAACACCAAGGACCACAACACGTTCCAGGAGCAGATCAACTCCTACCTGCAGGGCACGCCCGACGACGTGTTCACCTGGTTCGCCGGCTACCGCATGCAGTTCTTCGCCTCGAAGAAGCTGGCCACGCCGATCGACGACGTGTGGCAGAAGATCGGCGGCAACTTCCCCGAGGCGATGCAGAAGCTCAGCAAGGGCGCGGACGGCAAGTACTACTTCGTGCCGCTGTACACGTACCCGTGGGCGGTGTTCTACCGCAAGAGCGTCTTCGCCCAGCGCGGCTACAAGGTCCCCACCACCTGGGACGACTTCACCGCCCTGTGCAAGCGGATGCAGAAGGACGGGCTGGTCCCGATCGCCTTCGGCGACAAGGACGCCTGGCCCGCGATGGGCACCTTCGACCAGATCAACTTCCGCACCAACGGCTACGACTTCCACGTCGAGCTGATGGCCGGCAAGGCCTCCTGGACCGACCCCAAGGTGCGCAAGGTCTTCGACCACTGGACGGAGCTCCTGCCCTACCACCAGGAGGGCGCGGTGGGCCGCACCTGGCAGGACGCGGCGCAGACGCTGGTGGCCAAGAAGGCCGGCATGTACCTGCTCGGCACCTTCGTCGGCCAGCAGTTCACCGACAAGGCCGACCTGGACGACCTGGACTTCTTCGCCTTCCCGGAGATCGACCCGCAGTTCGGGCAGGACACCGTCGAAGCACCGACCGACGGCTTCATGCTCTCCAAGGCCCCGAAGAACCACGACGGCGCCGTCAAGCTCCTGGAGTACCTGGGCACGCCCGAGGCCGAGCAGATCTACCTCAAGGCCGACTCCAGCGTGGTGGCCGCCTCCACCAAGGCCGACACCTCCTCCTACACCGCGCTGCAGAAGAAGTCCTACGAGATGATCTCCGGCGCGAAGAGCCTGACGCAGTTCATGGACCGCGACTCCCGCCCGGACTTCACCTCCACGGTGATGCAGCCGGCGCTGCAGAACTTCATCCGCAACCCGAAGAACATCGACAGCATCCTCTCGTCGATCGAACGCCAGAAGAAGACGATCTTCGCCTCCTCCTGA
- a CDS encoding sensor histidine kinase has protein sequence MRWALVKVSLAVTTMVVLAFAVPLGLVIREMARDRAFSNAEREAAAVAPALSITTDRDQLERVVASAGSDAGMAVHLPSGDGREALELGRRRAADEDIAAVRKLGRASTTGVPGGSTLLQPVALSTGKIAVVEVYVPESDVTKGVGTAWAVLAAVGVALILGSVAVADRLGVRMVRPAKRLVEGAHDLGEGRLGARVPEEGPSELRLAAVAFNAMADQVVQLLANERELAADLSHRLRTPLTVLRLNTASLGEGPAADQTRTAVEQLEREVDTIIRTAREAKPQTAAAGPGAGCDAAEVVRERMAFWSALAEDEGRKWRVAGADRPVRIPVARPDLAAALDALLGNVFRHTAEGTAFAVDVHNGEDAVIVLVSDAGPGIPDPEAAMARGRGSGSDGSTGLGLDIVRRLAESTGGDVRIGSSVLGGTEVRIWIQLDGRAPASSGHRQLRRRRPGRLAAVYNRARSH, from the coding sequence ATGAGGTGGGCCCTGGTCAAGGTGTCGCTGGCGGTGACCACCATGGTCGTGCTCGCCTTCGCGGTGCCGCTCGGGCTCGTCATCCGCGAGATGGCCCGCGACCGTGCCTTCTCCAACGCCGAGCGGGAAGCCGCGGCCGTCGCCCCCGCCCTGTCCATCACCACCGACCGCGACCAGCTCGAGCGGGTCGTCGCCTCCGCCGGCTCCGACGCCGGGATGGCCGTGCACCTTCCGTCGGGCGACGGCCGGGAGGCCCTCGAACTCGGACGCAGGCGCGCCGCCGACGAGGACATCGCGGCCGTGCGGAAGCTGGGCCGGGCCTCCACCACCGGCGTCCCCGGCGGCTCGACGCTGCTCCAGCCGGTCGCGCTCAGCACCGGCAAGATCGCGGTCGTCGAGGTGTACGTGCCGGAGTCCGACGTCACCAAAGGCGTGGGCACGGCCTGGGCGGTGCTCGCCGCGGTCGGGGTGGCGCTGATCCTCGGCTCGGTCGCGGTCGCCGACCGGCTGGGCGTCCGCATGGTCCGGCCCGCCAAGCGCCTGGTCGAGGGGGCGCACGACCTGGGGGAGGGCCGGCTGGGCGCCCGTGTGCCCGAGGAGGGCCCGAGCGAACTGCGGCTCGCGGCGGTCGCCTTCAACGCGATGGCCGACCAGGTCGTCCAGCTCCTGGCGAACGAGCGGGAGCTGGCGGCCGACCTGTCCCACCGGCTGCGCACCCCCCTGACCGTGCTGCGGCTCAACACCGCCTCGCTCGGCGAGGGACCGGCCGCCGACCAGACCCGGACCGCGGTGGAGCAGCTGGAGCGCGAGGTCGACACCATCATCCGCACGGCCCGGGAGGCCAAGCCCCAGACGGCCGCCGCCGGTCCGGGCGCCGGATGCGACGCGGCCGAGGTGGTCCGGGAGCGGATGGCGTTCTGGTCCGCGCTCGCGGAGGACGAGGGCCGCAAGTGGCGGGTGGCCGGGGCCGACCGGCCGGTGCGCATACCCGTGGCCCGCCCCGACCTGGCCGCCGCGCTCGACGCGCTGCTCGGGAACGTCTTCCGGCACACCGCGGAGGGCACCGCCTTCGCGGTCGACGTGCACAACGGGGAGGACGCGGTGATCGTCCTCGTCTCCGACGCGGGTCCCGGCATACCCGACCCGGAGGCCGCGATGGCCCGGGGCCGCGGCTCCGGGAGCGACGGCTCGACCGGGCTCGGCCTGGACATCGTGCGCCGGCTCGCGGAGTCCACCGGCGGGGACGTACGGATCGGCTCCTCGGTGCTCGGCGGCACCGAGGTGCGGATCTGGATCCAGCTGGACGGCCGCGCTCCCGCGAGCAGCGGGCACCGGCAGCTGCGGCGCCGCCGCCCCGGCAGGCTCGCCGCCGTATACAACCGCGCCCGCTCGCACTGA
- a CDS encoding response regulator transcription factor has product MASVLVVEDDQFVRSALIRHLTDASHTVRSVGTALEALREVAHVRFDVVILDLGLPDLDGSEALKMLRGITDVPVIVATARDDETEIVRLLNAGADDYLTKPFSVEHLSARMAAVLRRARSGAGAGEPSPVIRVGGLTVDPLRRQAELDGARLDLTRREFDLLAFLARRPGVVVPRKELLAEVWQQSYGDDQTIDVHLSWLRRKLGETAANPRYLHTLRGVGVKLEPPGAGAPR; this is encoded by the coding sequence ATGGCAAGTGTGCTCGTGGTCGAGGACGACCAGTTCGTACGCTCGGCGCTGATCCGGCATCTGACCGACGCCTCGCACACCGTGCGCAGTGTCGGGACGGCGCTGGAGGCGCTGCGCGAGGTCGCCCATGTCCGCTTCGACGTGGTGATCCTGGACCTCGGGCTGCCCGATCTCGACGGGTCCGAGGCCCTGAAGATGCTGCGCGGGATCACGGACGTGCCGGTGATCGTCGCCACGGCACGGGACGACGAGACGGAGATCGTCCGGCTGCTGAACGCCGGGGCGGACGACTACCTGACCAAGCCGTTCTCGGTCGAGCACCTCTCGGCCCGCATGGCGGCCGTGCTGCGCCGTGCCCGCTCCGGCGCCGGAGCGGGGGAGCCGTCCCCCGTGATCCGGGTCGGCGGCCTGACCGTCGACCCGCTGCGCCGCCAGGCCGAGCTGGACGGCGCCCGGCTCGACCTCACCCGCCGCGAGTTCGACCTGCTCGCCTTCCTGGCCCGCAGGCCCGGCGTCGTCGTCCCCCGCAAGGAACTCCTCGCCGAGGTCTGGCAGCAGTCCTACGGCGACGACCAGACCATCGACGTCCATCTGTCCTGGCTGCGCAGGAAACTGGGCGAGACGGCGGCGAACCCGCGCTATCTGCACACCCTCCGGGGCGTCGGTGTGAAGCTCGAACCACCGGGGGCGGGGGCTCCGCGATGA
- a CDS encoding spermidine synthase, which yields MGKSKGGGRRRQAGVEAVVESVDGGLAELIPDRERARAWTLVIDGAPQSHVDLDDPAYLSFEYQRRLGHVIDLAAPPGRPVHAVHLGGGALTLARYVAATRPRSTQQVVERDGALVQLVRRELPLDPNARIRVRSTDAREGLAKVPDGWADLVITDVFSGARTPAHLTSTEFLDDVRRALKPGGVYAANLADGPPLAHLRGQIATAAARFGQLALVADPAVLRGKRFGNAVLVASDHPLPIAELTRLAASDPHPARVEHGRTLTDFTGGAAPVTDLAAVASPAPPASVFR from the coding sequence ATGGGAAAGTCCAAGGGCGGCGGCCGGCGCAGACAGGCCGGTGTCGAGGCCGTCGTCGAGAGCGTCGACGGCGGGCTCGCCGAGCTGATCCCCGACCGCGAGCGGGCCCGGGCCTGGACCCTGGTGATCGACGGAGCCCCGCAGTCGCACGTCGACCTGGACGACCCGGCGTACCTGTCCTTCGAGTACCAGCGCCGCCTCGGCCACGTGATCGACCTCGCGGCCCCACCCGGCCGGCCCGTGCACGCCGTGCACCTCGGCGGCGGCGCCCTCACCCTCGCCCGCTACGTCGCCGCCACCCGGCCCCGCTCCACCCAGCAGGTCGTCGAACGGGACGGTGCCCTCGTCCAACTGGTCCGCCGCGAGCTGCCGTTGGATCCGAACGCGCGCATCCGGGTGCGCTCCACCGACGCCCGCGAGGGCCTCGCCAAGGTGCCGGACGGCTGGGCGGACCTGGTCATCACCGACGTGTTCAGCGGGGCCCGGACACCGGCCCACCTGACCTCGACCGAGTTCCTCGACGACGTGCGCAGGGCTCTCAAGCCCGGCGGTGTCTACGCCGCCAACCTCGCCGACGGACCGCCGCTGGCCCACCTGCGCGGCCAGATCGCCACCGCCGCCGCCCGCTTCGGGCAGCTCGCGCTGGTCGCGGATCCGGCGGTACTGCGCGGCAAGCGCTTCGGCAACGCCGTCCTGGTCGCCTCCGACCATCCCCTGCCCATCGCCGAACTGACCCGCCTCGCCGCCTCCGACCCGCACCCCGCCCGCGTCGAGCACGGCAGGACGCTCACGGACTTCACCGGCGGGGCCGCGCCCGTCACGGACCTCGCGGCGGTGGCATCGCCCGCGCCGCCCGCGTCGGTGTTCAGATGA
- a CDS encoding histidine phosphatase family protein: MAARILLARHGQTEWSLSGKHTGRTDVPLLEEGRRGAKQLGERLHRAPYEGLAGVEVRTSPLARARETCELAGFGDRARTWDALLEWDYGTYEGMTPADIQAVRPGWLIWRDGVPGGETLAEVTARADEVVSWARSEDRDVLVFAHGHILRSIGARWLGLPIDFAARIRLNPTSLSVLGWAYGEPAIESWNDLGHLA, from the coding sequence ATGGCCGCGCGCATCCTGCTGGCCCGCCACGGACAGACCGAGTGGTCCCTGTCCGGCAAGCACACGGGCAGGACGGACGTGCCGCTCCTGGAGGAGGGCCGGCGCGGCGCCAAGCAGCTCGGCGAGCGCCTGCACCGGGCGCCGTACGAGGGCCTGGCCGGTGTCGAGGTGCGCACCAGCCCGCTGGCACGCGCGCGTGAGACCTGCGAACTGGCCGGCTTCGGCGACCGCGCGCGGACCTGGGACGCGCTGCTGGAGTGGGACTACGGGACGTACGAGGGCATGACCCCCGCGGACATCCAGGCCGTCCGGCCCGGCTGGCTGATCTGGCGCGACGGCGTCCCGGGCGGGGAGACGCTCGCCGAGGTCACGGCCCGGGCCGACGAAGTGGTCTCCTGGGCCCGCTCCGAGGACCGCGACGTCCTGGTCTTCGCCCACGGGCACATCCTGCGCTCCATCGGGGCGCGCTGGCTCGGCCTCCCGATCGACTTCGCGGCCCGGATACGGCTGAACCCGACGTCGCTGTCGGTGCTGGGCTGGGCCTACGGGGAGCCGGCGATCGAGAGCTGGAACGACCTGGGGCACCTCGCCTAG
- a CDS encoding phosphatase PAP2 family protein, which translates to MPHTETPGTEAAPTPRLRWWTELPLILLVYACYSAGRLLARGDVSGAVDHGLTILRFEKALYLNFEHPLNRLFTREAWIGIPADFWYASLHYLVTPAVLVWLFRSRAVRYRAARTWLMTSTLIGLIGFTLLPTCPPRLLDASHGFVDTMAQYSSYGWWGGAASAPRGMGDMTNQYAAMPSLHVGWALWCGVMLWRHGGTRAAKTAGVAYPLITTIVVMGTANHYFLDAAAGAAVMGVGLLLAPFVTRAADGVKARFVRQTAPVAVDSSAAGSSIVSAGCQTSAGERIPRQRESRLGAGAEPGASPKDAGDGAPAAAR; encoded by the coding sequence ATGCCGCATACCGAGACACCGGGCACCGAGGCGGCCCCCACGCCCAGGCTGCGCTGGTGGACCGAGCTGCCGCTGATCCTGCTGGTGTACGCGTGCTACTCGGCCGGCCGGCTCCTCGCCCGCGGCGACGTCTCCGGCGCCGTCGACCACGGTCTGACGATCCTGCGCTTCGAGAAGGCGCTGTATCTCAACTTCGAGCATCCGCTGAACCGCCTCTTCACGCGCGAGGCCTGGATAGGCATACCCGCCGACTTCTGGTACGCCTCGCTGCACTACCTGGTCACGCCGGCCGTCCTGGTGTGGCTCTTCCGGTCCCGGGCCGTGCGCTACCGCGCCGCGCGCACCTGGCTGATGACGTCCACCCTCATCGGCCTGATCGGCTTCACACTGCTGCCGACCTGCCCGCCCCGGCTCCTCGACGCGAGCCACGGCTTCGTGGACACGATGGCGCAGTACAGCTCGTACGGCTGGTGGGGTGGTGCCGCGAGCGCCCCGCGTGGCATGGGGGACATGACCAACCAGTACGCGGCCATGCCGAGTCTGCACGTGGGCTGGGCCCTGTGGTGCGGCGTGATGCTGTGGCGCCACGGCGGTACGCGCGCGGCGAAGACGGCCGGTGTCGCCTACCCCCTGATCACGACGATCGTGGTCATGGGCACCGCCAACCACTACTTCCTCGACGCGGCAGCGGGCGCGGCCGTCATGGGCGTCGGGCTGCTGCTGGCGCCGTTCGTGACGCGCGCCGCGGACGGGGTCAAGGCACGGTTCGTGCGGCAGACCGCACCAGTCGCGGTGGACTCTTCCGCCGCGGGTTCCTCGATTGTCAGTGCCGGATGCCAGACTTCCGCGGGTGAGCGAATTCCACGGCAGCGCGAGTCGCGGCTCGGAGCGGGAGCCGAGCCGGGTGCCTCCCCCAAGGACGCGGGGGACGGCGCTCCGGCAGCGGCTCGCTGA
- a CDS encoding AAA domain-containing protein produces MTTVFDPSAAAARATDAILHDTLHGTARGVVVDSPPGAGKSTLVVRAALELAEAGHPLMVVAQTNAQVDDLVLRLAGKNPELPVGRLHSSDSDPYDKALDDLPNVRKSAKAGDLAGLAVVISTAAKWAHVKVDEPWRHAIVDEAYQMRSDALLAVAGLFERALFVGDPGQLDPFAIVGSEQWAGLTYDPSASAVTTLLAHNPDLPQHRLPVSWRLPASAAPLVSDAFYPYTPFRSGTGPGERTLAFGVPSDGSGPDRVIDEAAESGWGLLELPARHTPRTDPEAVRAVATVVRRLLDRAGAATSERSPVPSPLTADRIAVGTAHRDQAAAIRAALATLGVTDVVVDTANRLQGREYDVTVVLHPLSGRPDATAFHLETGRLCVLASRHRHACIVVCRAGVTDLLDDYPSTEPVQLGTVVKFPDGWEANHAVLAHLAEHRVAWPA; encoded by the coding sequence GTGACCACGGTGTTCGACCCCTCGGCCGCCGCGGCCCGGGCCACCGACGCGATCCTGCACGACACGCTGCACGGCACCGCGCGCGGTGTCGTCGTGGACTCCCCGCCGGGCGCGGGCAAGTCCACACTGGTGGTCCGCGCGGCGCTGGAACTGGCGGAGGCGGGCCACCCGCTGATGGTGGTCGCGCAGACCAACGCCCAGGTCGACGACCTGGTCCTGCGGCTCGCCGGGAAGAACCCCGAGCTGCCGGTGGGCCGGCTGCACAGCAGCGACTCCGACCCGTACGACAAGGCGCTCGACGACCTGCCGAACGTACGCAAGTCGGCCAAGGCGGGCGACCTCGCCGGGCTGGCCGTGGTGATCTCGACGGCGGCGAAGTGGGCGCACGTCAAGGTCGACGAGCCGTGGCGGCACGCGATCGTCGACGAGGCGTACCAGATGCGCTCGGACGCGCTGCTCGCGGTGGCCGGGCTGTTCGAGCGGGCGCTGTTCGTGGGTGACCCGGGGCAGCTCGACCCGTTCGCGATCGTGGGCAGCGAGCAGTGGGCGGGCCTGACGTACGACCCGTCGGCCTCGGCGGTGACGACCCTGCTCGCGCACAACCCGGACCTGCCCCAGCACCGCCTGCCGGTCTCCTGGCGGCTCCCGGCCTCCGCGGCGCCCCTGGTCTCGGACGCGTTCTACCCGTACACGCCGTTCCGCAGCGGCACCGGCCCGGGCGAGCGGACCCTGGCCTTCGGCGTGCCGTCGGACGGCTCGGGCCCCGACCGGGTGATCGACGAGGCGGCCGAGTCGGGCTGGGGCCTGCTGGAACTGCCCGCCCGGCACACGCCGCGCACGGACCCGGAGGCGGTCCGCGCGGTGGCGACGGTCGTGCGGCGCCTGCTGGACCGGGCGGGCGCGGCCACCTCGGAGCGCTCTCCCGTCCCCTCCCCCCTCACCGCCGACCGGATCGCCGTCGGGACGGCCCACCGGGACCAGGCGGCCGCGATCCGCGCGGCCCTGGCCACCCTCGGCGTCACCGACGTGGTCGTGGACACGGCGAACCGGCTGCAGGGCCGCGAGTACGACGTCACGGTGGTCCTCCACCCCCTCTCCGGCCGCCCCGACGCCACGGCCTTCCACCTGGAGACGGGCCGCCTCTGCGTCCTGGCCTCCCGCCACCGGCACGCCTGCATCGTGGTCTGCCGAGCGGGGGTGACCGACCTCCTGGACGACTATCCGTCGACGGAGCCGGTGCAGCTGGGGACGGTGGTGAAGTTTCCGGACGGGTGGGAGGCGAATCACGCGGTGCTGGCCCATCTGGCGGAGCACCGGGTGGCATGGCCAGCATGA
- a CDS encoding bifunctional DNA primase/polymerase gives MSSAWNASDVTPAGAAWLASAGTYPRSTLALWEERPDAPVVLPCGSVFDVVSAPAMFGRRMLDRLWDDGPGSGPVAEFRGRILLFAAPGTAQRLPALLEWEEWGARDSREATRTDAVPPLLCHGTGDAVTVPAPSEGTSPTVPAPSESTSPTGPAPSESTPLTGPAPAGTTAPTRSASRWLVAPDTRQPWLPGPEALLWAAIRAARSAVRISIFPPADRDAKVYDVSRRR, from the coding sequence ATGAGCAGCGCATGGAACGCCTCCGATGTCACCCCGGCCGGGGCCGCCTGGCTCGCCTCGGCAGGAACGTATCCGCGAAGCACACTCGCCCTCTGGGAGGAGCGGCCGGACGCACCGGTCGTGCTGCCCTGCGGGTCGGTCTTCGACGTGGTCAGCGCACCCGCGATGTTCGGCCGGCGGATGCTCGACCGGCTGTGGGACGACGGCCCGGGCTCGGGGCCGGTCGCGGAGTTCCGGGGCCGGATCCTGCTGTTCGCCGCCCCGGGGACGGCTCAGCGGCTCCCCGCGCTGCTGGAGTGGGAGGAGTGGGGCGCGCGGGACAGCAGGGAAGCCACCCGTACGGACGCCGTACCGCCGCTGCTGTGCCACGGCACCGGCGACGCGGTGACCGTCCCGGCACCGTCGGAGGGCACCTCCCCCACCGTCCCGGCACCGTCGGAGAGCACCTCCCCCACCGGCCCGGCACCGTCGGAGAGCACCCCCCTCACCGGCCCGGCGCCCGCCGGGACCACAGCCCCCACCCGCTCCGCTTCCCGCTGGCTCGTCGCCCCCGACACCCGTCAGCCCTGGCTCCCCGGGCCCGAGGCACTGCTGTGGGCGGCCATCCGGGCGGCCCGTTCCGCCGTGCGGATTTCGATTTTTCCTCCCGCCGACCGTGATGCTAAGGTCTACGACGTCAGCAGGCGCCGCTAG